One stretch of Desulfobaccales bacterium DNA includes these proteins:
- a CDS encoding aldo/keto reductase, translating to MTLPTCMLGSTGVSVTRLGLGGEGVLRTFGYEAEAQAVIEAAFAGGIRYFESARAYSGSEAYLGRGLKGRRREVFLTSKSHGRSRKEAENHLAVTLRHLDTDYLDLWQVHDVRTAQDLAALTAPGGALEAFRWAKERGYARFLGVTGHHDPGILRRALDLFPFDTVLLPVNPAEPADRSFLPLAGEARARGLGVIGMKVLARGLVEQLGVAPIRDFVRYALSQPVDVVVIGADDISQVEELLAAARNFTPMPPEEQRRLEEAVRSFARGLMYYKP from the coding sequence ATGACCCTGCCGACGTGCATGTTGGGCTCCACCGGGGTGAGCGTCACCCGCCTGGGGCTGGGGGGCGAAGGGGTGCTGCGCACCTTCGGTTATGAGGCGGAGGCCCAGGCGGTGATAGAGGCCGCCTTTGCCGGCGGCATCCGCTATTTTGAGTCGGCCCGGGCCTACTCCGGCAGCGAAGCCTATCTGGGCCGGGGGCTCAAAGGGCGGCGGCGGGAGGTCTTCCTCACCAGCAAATCCCACGGCCGCAGCCGCAAGGAAGCGGAAAACCACCTGGCCGTCACCCTGCGCCACCTGGATACGGATTATCTGGACCTCTGGCAGGTGCACGATGTGCGCACCGCCCAGGACCTGGCCGCCCTGACCGCGCCCGGCGGGGCCCTGGAGGCCTTCCGCTGGGCCAAGGAGCGGGGCTACGCCCGTTTCCTCGGGGTGACGGGACACCATGACCCGGGAATCTTGCGCCGGGCCCTGGATCTGTTTCCCTTCGACACGGTGCTATTGCCCGTCAACCCGGCGGAACCCGCCGACCGCAGCTTCCTTCCTTTGGCCGGGGAGGCCCGGGCGCGGGGGCTGGGGGTCATCGGCATGAAGGTCCTGGCCCGGGGCCTGGTGGAGCAGTTGGGAGTGGCCCCCATCCGGGACTTTGTCCGCTATGCCCTCAGCCAGCCGGTGGATGTGGTGGTCATCGGCGCCGACGACATCTCCCAGGTGGAGGAACTTCTCGCCGCGGCCCGGAACTTCACCCCCATGCCCCCGGAGGAGCAACGCCGCCTGGAGGAGGCGGTGCGGTCTTTCGCCCGGGGCCTGATGTATTACAAGCCGTAA